One window of the Janthinobacterium sp. PAMC25594 genome contains the following:
- the xsc gene encoding sulfoacetaldehyde acetyltransferase, which yields MTEQKAAAAAATPTGPQKMTPSEAFVETLAANGVTDMFGIMGSAFMDPMDIFAPAGIRLIPVVHEQGAGHMADGYARVSGRHGVVIGQNGPGISNCVTAIAAAYWAHTPVVIITPETGTMSMGLGGFQEANQLPMFEEFTKYQGHVTNPARMAEFTGRCFDRAMSEMGPTQLNIPRDYFYGEIKAEIPKPNRLDRGAGGEHSLNEAAELLAKAKFPVIISGGGVVMGEAIEECKALAERLGAPVVNSYLHNDSFPASHPLWCGPLGYQGSKAAMKLIAQADVVVALGSRLGPFGTLPQHGMDYWPKNARIIQIDADNKMLGLVKKISVGICGDAKAAAKAILSRLDGKTLDCDATRDARKATIEAEKAAWEDELDNWTHEKDAYSLDMIEEQKKEPGNYLHPRQVLRELEKAMPEDVMVSTDIGNINSVANSYLRFEKPRSFFAAMSFGNCGYAFPTIIGAKVAAPHRPAVSYAGDGAWGMSLMETMTCVRHNIPVTAVVFHNRQWGAEKKNQVDFYNRRFVAGELDNQSFAEIARAMGAEGITVDKLEDVGPALKKAIAMQMNEGKTTIIEIMCTRELGDPFRRDALSKPVRHLDKYKDYV from the coding sequence ATGACCGAGCAAAAAGCCGCCGCCGCAGCGGCCACCCCCACGGGCCCGCAAAAGATGACGCCTTCCGAAGCGTTCGTGGAAACCCTGGCCGCCAATGGCGTGACCGACATGTTCGGCATCATGGGCTCGGCCTTCATGGATCCGATGGACATCTTTGCCCCGGCCGGCATCCGGCTGATTCCCGTCGTGCACGAACAGGGCGCCGGCCACATGGCCGACGGCTATGCCCGCGTTTCGGGCCGCCATGGCGTGGTCATCGGCCAGAACGGCCCCGGCATCAGCAATTGCGTCACGGCCATCGCCGCCGCCTACTGGGCGCACACCCCTGTCGTCATCATCACGCCGGAAACGGGCACGATGAGCATGGGCCTGGGCGGCTTCCAGGAAGCCAATCAATTGCCGATGTTCGAGGAATTTACCAAGTACCAGGGCCACGTCACCAATCCGGCCCGCATGGCGGAATTCACGGGCCGCTGCTTTGACCGCGCCATGTCGGAAATGGGGCCGACGCAATTGAACATCCCGCGCGACTATTTTTATGGCGAAATCAAGGCGGAAATCCCAAAACCGAACCGCCTGGACCGTGGCGCCGGCGGCGAACACAGCCTCAATGAGGCGGCCGAACTGCTGGCCAAGGCCAAGTTCCCCGTCATCATCTCGGGCGGCGGCGTCGTCATGGGCGAAGCGATCGAAGAGTGCAAGGCGCTGGCCGAACGCCTCGGTGCGCCAGTGGTGAACAGCTATCTGCACAACGACTCGTTTCCCGCCAGCCACCCGCTGTGGTGCGGTCCGCTCGGTTATCAAGGCTCGAAGGCGGCGATGAAACTGATCGCCCAGGCCGACGTCGTCGTGGCCCTCGGTTCGCGCCTGGGACCGTTCGGCACCTTGCCGCAGCACGGCATGGATTACTGGCCGAAAAACGCCAGGATCATCCAGATCGACGCCGACAACAAGATGCTCGGTTTGGTGAAAAAGATTTCGGTGGGCATCTGCGGCGACGCCAAGGCGGCCGCCAAAGCGATTCTTTCTCGCCTGGACGGCAAGACGCTCGACTGCGACGCCACGCGCGACGCGCGCAAGGCCACCATCGAGGCGGAAAAAGCCGCGTGGGAAGATGAACTGGACAACTGGACGCACGAAAAAGATGCGTACAGCCTGGACATGATCGAAGAGCAAAAGAAAGAGCCGGGCAACTATCTGCACCCGCGCCAGGTCTTGCGCGAGCTGGAAAAAGCCATGCCGGAAGACGTGATGGTGTCGACCGACATCGGCAACATCAACTCGGTGGCGAACAGCTATCTGCGCTTCGAGAAGCCGCGCAGCTTCTTTGCGGCGATGAGCTTTGGCAACTGCGGCTACGCCTTCCCGACCATCATCGGCGCCAAGGTGGCCGCGCCGCACCGTCCGGCCGTGTCGTATGCGGGCGACGGCGCCTGGGGCATGAGCCTGATGGAAACCATGACCTGCGTGCGCCACAACATTCCCGTGACGGCCGTGGTGTTCCACAACCGCCAGTGGGGCGCGGAAAAGAAAAACCAGGTCGATTTCTACAACCGCCGCTTCGTCGCCGGTGAACTCGACAACCAGAGCTTTGCCGAGATTGCGCGCGCCATGGGCGCCGAAGGCATCACGGTCGACAAGCTGGAAGACGTGGGGCCGGCCCTGAAGAAAGCGATAGCCATGCAGATGAATGAAGGCAAGACGACCATCATCGAAATCATGTGCACGCGCGAACTGGGCGACCCGTTCCGCCGCGATGCGCTGAGTAAGCCGGTGCGTCATCTGGATAAATATAAAGATTACGTTTGA
- a CDS encoding IclR family transcriptional regulator, whose amino-acid sequence MISSPKLEPEKLEGDTPTMRLFALLEVIAEKDQLLSLQALVEETGLPKPTLHRMLQQLESVGVLQRESDGRHYSTGVRLRRLASNLLINNTFHGARRMVLRQLVEEVGESCNLTAFSGSEVVYLDRVETAAPLRFYLHPGSRVPAHCSSSGKLFLAQMTPVQRRRLLGHMELTRFTDKTETDPVKLERELELVRRNGYALDDEEFLPGLLCVAVLVPNPNGRSNLAVAIQAPIIRLTHDKALHFLPALQRAAQALAAIESETMPTTGGDDDALQAGNS is encoded by the coding sequence ATGATTTCATCCCCAAAACTTGAGCCGGAAAAACTGGAAGGCGACACGCCCACGATGCGTTTGTTTGCCTTGCTGGAAGTGATTGCCGAAAAAGACCAGTTGCTGTCGCTGCAAGCGCTGGTGGAAGAAACGGGGCTGCCGAAACCCACCCTGCACCGCATGCTGCAACAGCTGGAAAGCGTGGGCGTGCTGCAGCGCGAAAGCGATGGCCGCCACTACAGCACGGGCGTGCGCCTGCGCCGCCTGGCGTCGAACTTGCTAATTAACAACACGTTCCATGGCGCCCGCCGCATGGTCTTGCGCCAGTTGGTCGAGGAAGTGGGCGAAAGCTGCAACCTGACGGCCTTCAGCGGCAGCGAAGTGGTGTACCTGGACCGGGTGGAAACGGCGGCCCCGCTGCGCTTCTACCTGCATCCCGGTTCACGGGTGCCGGCCCACTGCTCGTCGAGCGGCAAGCTGTTCCTGGCGCAGATGACGCCCGTGCAACGGCGCCGCCTGCTGGGCCACATGGAATTGACGCGCTTTACGGACAAGACGGAAACGGACCCCGTCAAGCTGGAACGCGAACTGGAACTGGTGCGCCGCAACGGCTATGCGCTGGACGACGAGGAATTCCTGCCCGGCCTGCTGTGCGTGGCCGTGCTGGTGCCGAACCCGAACGGCCGCTCGAACCTGGCCGTGGCGATCCAGGCGCCCATCATCCGTTTGACGCACGACAAGGCTTTACATTTCTTGCCAGCATTGCAACGCGCCGCGCAAGCCCTGGCCGCCATCGAATCGGAAACCATGCCGACGACGGGCGGGGACGACGACGCACTGCAGGCAGGTAATTCATAA
- a CDS encoding nuclear transport factor 2 family protein — translation MNHPVPHTDAVTTAVTTDFLQAFGDAWNRHDIEALMAAMADDCEFHAVAGPDLLGKSFIGRDAVRAGFELAWQTFPDAAWLNPEHFVSGERGVTESTFAGTKADGTRIEARMVDIFTFRDGKIAVKNAFRKDRPPVVKA, via the coding sequence ATGAACCACCCTGTACCGCACACCGACGCCGTCACCACCGCTGTTACTACGGATTTCCTGCAAGCGTTCGGCGATGCCTGGAACCGCCACGATATCGAGGCACTGATGGCCGCCATGGCCGACGACTGCGAATTTCACGCCGTGGCCGGTCCTGACTTGCTGGGCAAGAGCTTCATCGGCCGCGACGCCGTGCGCGCCGGCTTCGAACTGGCCTGGCAAACCTTCCCCGACGCCGCCTGGCTCAACCCCGAACACTTCGTCAGCGGCGAGCGCGGCGTGACGGAGTCGACCTTTGCCGGCACCAAGGCGGACGGTACGCGCATCGAGGCGCGCATGGTCGACATCTTCACTTTCCGCGACGGCAAGATCGCCGTGAAGAACGCCTTCCGCAAGGATCGCCCACCTGTCGTCAAAGCTTAA